CAAAGAAAGGTGCTTCGCACCTTTCGGACCTCTTTATCCTCGACTTTTTGGCCGCTTATCAAGAGGCAATCACAATTCAAATCCAATAAACCTCGCGCGTTGCGCTTCGGGGATTCGATGCAACTCTAGACGCTGGCATCGAATTCACCCGGACGCATTCTATCCCTTTATTGAAGCCCTAATTCAATTCGCGTATCGGCCCCTTTTTTCGATGCTCGCAATTCGCAACTTCGCCCCTCCATTACCCCTTATTCGCCTTGTTTCACAGAATGCATCACGTCGATTCTCTGTGTAGCGATTGGGTTTTTGGCCTGTCTCCAGGCACGGAAAAGCCCCCTCCGGAGAGGGGGCCGATCCTGCGTTTTTGCTGGTCAGGAGCACCGGACGCGCGTACCGGTACTTCCGCCCCGCTACGCCTGCTTTTCCTTCTGCTCGTAGTAGGCCCTGATCTGGCCCTCGGTGAACAGCTTCTTTCCGTTGATGACGGTGGGTTCGGGGAAGTCGTCGCGGCGGGTGCTGTGGGCCCGGACGGTGGCCTCCTTCGGGATGCCGGCCACGCCCTCCAGGCGGCGGGAGATCTCGGCGAGGGGCAGCAGCTCGGGCCGGGCGAGCGGGTCCGCGGCTGCCTCCTGGGCGCCTCGGCCACCCTGGCTGGGCACCAGGCGCAGGTGGTCACGCGAGGCCATCACAGAGCCGTCTGCGAGCGTCACAACGCCCTGTTCGTGTGACGGCCCACCTGCGGTTTCGCCTCCGGGCACCCCCTCCAGACCCCCGTTTCGGCCCTCGGGGCTCTCGTCACGTGACAGGGCCCTGATGAAGGTCGGCGGCTTCTCCTCGGAGGGCTCCGGCGGGGGCATGTAGAGCGCCTCCTCGCTGCGGGCGTGGGTGGCGCGCAGCTCCTTGTAGTAGGCCGTGAGGAGCTTGTACGCCTGCCGCTGGTTCTCGTCCTTGGTGAGTTCGGGGTCCCACGGGGCGTAGGGGGTCTGGATTCGGGTGATGTCTCCGTTGTCCAGCGCGAGGACCATTCGGCCCGCCTTTTTCTGGATGGTCGGCATTTCTGCGCGAGCGCCCATGATGCGCTTCCACTGGTTTTCTGTGTAGCTGCCGACGAGCTTAAGCGGGAAAAGCGGAGTGAGGGAGACTCCGCCGAATTGGTTGTCTTTGAAGTCCTGGAATACGGCGATGATGTGGACGTTCACTTCACGGCCCAGGCGGAGAATGGAAGCGACGTCCCGCCAGACCGGGTCAGCGGCTGATTCACCGCTCTGCTTATCGGCCGAGTGCTGCTCTTTGAGGATGTCCGCGAGGTGATTTGCCTCTTCGAGGAAGATGTAGAGCGGCGGGAAATTAGTCCGCAGCTTGTTCTTCTTCTCGTAATTCCGTGCGGCGAGGACTTCGGCGACCCACACGAGTACGGCGCGCATATCTTTCGGGGCGCGCGGGTTGATGTATTCGTGGACGCCTTCAATTCCGATGAGGGGCGTCAGAGAGACCATCTTCGGGTCGATCACGATGATGGTTCCGCTCTTCATCAGCATCTGTACGGCAAGCCACTGGAGGAACGCCGACTTGCCGCCTCCGGAGCCGACCGAGAGGGCCCAGGAGTTCTGCTCGTCGGCCATCTTCTGGATGATCGGCCGGTCGAATGTGTCCTGCCCGAGGTAGAAGTCGTCCGGGCCCAGAGAGGCCAGGATCGCCTGCACCTTGGCGTCCCAGATGTTGACCGCGGCCGGGGGCTCCGGCGCGGGGGCCGGCGGCTTGGGCGCGGGCTTGTGGGTGTAGACGGCGGTGTAGGTCTCGCCGGTGGTGCTGATCCGGGCGACCCACTCCCCCGGGACGCGGCTGTTGATGAGGGCGGACAGGTTCTGTCGGTCCATCTCGCCGCCGCGCCAGGACCAGGGGAGCCGTACGACGATCCGGGCGTCCGGGGCCGCGAGGGACTCGGGGAGCTGGAGCCAGTTCTGGCGGGGCTCTTCCTCGGGCAGGCCCAGGTCGGCGCGGAGGATGACCCAGATCCGGGGGCCATAGACGGCGTCGTCGCCCGGCTTCTTGGGCTGGTGGCGGTGGGCGAGGACGCAGGAGGCAATCAGGGCGACGGCCAGGGCGACGATGGTGGAGACGCGCCAGGCCGGGACCAGGAGGCCGAGAGCGGCTGCGGTGAGGGCGACGCGGGCCAGGCCGCGCAGGGCGTACGGCAGGTAGTGCCACCTGCGGACCGCCCAGATCAGGGTGCGCACGATCGGCGCGGTGGCGCGGGCGACCTTGACGCACCACTGGACGCGGCGGACGCACCACAGGACGATGCGCACGGTCCGGTCCAGGGCTGCCGCGCCCTTGCCGCGGTACGTGGCGAGCCAGCGTGCGGCGTCGCGTGCCCAGGGCCGAGGCTGAGGCTTCTTCACCAGGCTCACGCGCGGCGGGGCGAAGGCCACGGAGCCCATCTCGGCCGGCGCGCTCGTGGTCTCGGTCCGGAGGCTGCGGGTGCCCGCCTTGAGGACGGTGGCGTTCGTCCGGGCGCCGCCCCGGAGCTCCCGGCCGCCGTAGAACCGGGCGACGGCCCAGACCGCCTTGAAGAGGGCCACCAGGCCGCCCCAGAGGGCCTTGACGCAGCTGACCAGGCCAGCGAAGAAGCCCTTGCCGGAGGTCTTGGCGGTGCCCTTCTTCTTCTTGCTGGCCTGGTCAGCCATCATGCCCAGGACCAGGAGGATGCCGAGCATGGTGATGTTCCCGCCGGGCAGGGTGGCCGCGCCCCAGTTCCAGGCGGTGGCGAACGCGTCGGCGACCCTGCCGCCGTTTTCGGCGCCCGGGTCGGGTGGTGTGCTGGTGTGGGCCGCGAGCGCGGCGGTCATGCTGTGCACGGGAATCCCCTCGGTCTTCGTGCTGGAGGGATCCGGCCGCCCGGCAGGTGATGAATCTCTGGCAGGAGAACCTGCCGGGCGGTACCGAATCCTGATCTTTTCGAGTGGGTCTGACACCGTGCGGACTTCGTCCTGTGGACGGAGTCCGCGTAGTGCCCGTAGAAGTGCGGCGAGCCGTGGCCGTGTGACAGCGCGGCCGGTACTTTCTCGGGTCAGAGGTACTGGCCGATCGGCGCGGACTCCTCGGCCTGGGCGTCCGCCTCGGCCTGCTGGGCGTCCGCCTTGGCCTCGCGGAAGTACTTGGTGACCGTGGACTTCGTGGCGGGGTCGTCGGCGTCGCGGTTGTGGCGGGTGGCGATGGCGTCGAGCACCGTGCGGACGTCCTGGACCCCTTCCGCGACCATCCCGAAGACGTCTGCGCGAATGGACCGCTTCTTCTTCGGCTCGGTGCGGACGACCTGGAGATCCGGGCGGACGTTCCGGACCTCTTCTGCCTGGTCAGAGCCCGTGCCGGTCGGACGTCCGTTCCCATCCGCAGGGATAGTGGACTCCTGAGCTCGTGAGTCCACGACGTCATCAGCGGATGCGGCGAGGAGAGCGGGCCGGGTGCTCGCGGACGTCAGAGCCGGGAGGTCGGACATGGTGCCGAACATCTGCGCCAGGGCGTCGTTGGCGCCCGCGCCGATCCGCTCGCGCTGGATGTCCATCAGGTCGGCGCCGAGACGGACGTCGCCGCTGCCGACCTTCCGGGCGAGCTTCCAGGACTTCTTGACGGACGCCTTGCGGACGCGGTCGGACGGGTGCGACGCGGCGCGGGCCCGGTGGTAGGCAAGGTCGCGGACGATGACGGCGGCTCGGGCCTCCGCCTCGATGTCGCGGCCCTCCTGGTGGACGACGACGCGGCGGGACAGGAACGCGATGCCCTCGGCGGACGCGGTGATGGCCATCGGGGTGAGGCCATAGACCAGGGCCTGTCCGAGGTCCTTCGCGGCGGTCGCGCCCATGGCGGCTGCGGCGGCCGGCAGCGCCCAGAGTCCGGCGCGGACGAGCGCCGGGGCCGACTGCCCGAGGAGCGTGGTGACGAGAAGGACCAGGGCGAGAACCGCGGTCGCGCCCTCACCGGCCGCGAGTGCGCCGATCGCCGTGCCCTCGCCGTACTTCCCGCTGATGTTGTTGTACGTGCCGACGCCACCGGCGATGCCGACCGCGATCATCGGCACGATGGCCATGACGAGCACGGCCCGCTGCATCGTGGTGAGCTTGCGCATCGGGCGGACGTCCTCGGTGTCGTCCTCGACCTCGACGTCGATGACGGGGGCGGTGGTCTTGGTGTTCACGGGGTTCCTTTCGGTTTGGTGACGCCACGAGCTCGCGGGTTCGT
This sequence is a window from Streptomyces sp. NBC_01335. Protein-coding genes within it:
- a CDS encoding conjugal transfer protein — protein: MNTKTTAPVIDVEVEDDTEDVRPMRKLTTMQRAVLVMAIVPMIAVGIAGGVGTYNNISGKYGEGTAIGALAAGEGATAVLALVLLVTTLLGQSAPALVRAGLWALPAAAAAMGATAAKDLGQALVYGLTPMAITASAEGIAFLSRRVVVHQEGRDIEAEARAAVIVRDLAYHRARAASHPSDRVRKASVKKSWKLARKVGSGDVRLGADLMDIQRERIGAGANDALAQMFGTMSDLPALTSASTRPALLAASADDVVDSRAQESTIPADGNGRPTGTGSDQAEEVRNVRPDLQVVRTEPKKKRSIRADVFGMVAEGVQDVRTVLDAIATRHNRDADDPATKSTVTKYFREAKADAQQAEADAQAEESAPIGQYL